In Aestuariibaculum lutulentum, one DNA window encodes the following:
- a CDS encoding LacI family DNA-binding transcriptional regulator produces MKKKVTLKQIARELDVSVSTVSRALADSKEIGENTRRRIQAFAKFLNYKPNNIALSLKNKKTKTIGVLIPEIVHHFFSTVIRGIEIVANERGYNVIVGLSNESFSKEVLNMEMLANGSIDGFVLSISKETLLKQDYHHFNETISQGIPIVMFDRVVNEVECDKVIVDDFKGSVKAVKKLVANGCKHIGLITTMDYVSVGRLRTQGYLRALEESQVYAEPDLILKLDDMVSLEENLDILENEIEQLFKKNPKIDGVFAVNELYAVTAMKVAKKLGLAIPDDLQVIGFTDGVLSKHASPSLTIVSQHGQKIGEKAADLLIDRLEMEDEDNDTNVNENTREQAFETYVIETEIIERESTK; encoded by the coding sequence ATGAAGAAAAAAGTCACATTAAAGCAAATAGCAAGAGAACTCGATGTTTCAGTATCAACGGTATCCAGAGCTTTGGCAGATAGCAAGGAAATAGGGGAAAATACCAGACGACGTATACAGGCTTTTGCTAAATTTCTGAATTATAAGCCTAACAATATAGCCCTAAGTTTAAAAAATAAGAAGACAAAAACAATAGGGGTATTAATTCCTGAAATTGTACATCACTTTTTTTCTACGGTTATTCGAGGTATCGAAATAGTAGCTAATGAACGTGGCTACAATGTTATTGTTGGTCTCTCCAACGAATCATTTAGTAAAGAGGTTTTAAATATGGAAATGCTGGCTAACGGAAGTATTGATGGTTTTGTATTATCCATTTCAAAAGAGACTTTGCTAAAACAGGATTATCATCACTTTAATGAAACCATAAGTCAGGGGATACCCATTGTTATGTTCGACCGTGTCGTTAATGAGGTGGAATGTGATAAAGTAATTGTTGACGATTTTAAAGGATCTGTTAAGGCTGTAAAAAAACTGGTAGCTAATGGTTGTAAACATATTGGTTTAATTACTACGATGGATTACGTAAGCGTTGGTAGACTACGTACACAAGGGTATTTACGTGCTTTAGAAGAAAGTCAGGTGTATGCTGAACCTGATTTAATTCTAAAATTGGACGATATGGTGTCGTTAGAAGAAAATCTCGATATTCTTGAAAATGAAATAGAACAGTTATTTAAAAAGAATCCGAAAATTGATGGTGTTTTTGCTGTGAATGAGTTATATGCTGTAACGGCCATGAAAGTGGCTAAGAAATTAGGATTGGCTATTCCTGATGATTTACAAGTCATCGGATTTACTGATGGTGTTTTATCTAAACACGCTTCGCCAAGCCTAACTATTGTAAGTCAACACGGACAAAAAATAGGAGAGAAAGCAGCCGATTTATTAATCGATCGTTTAGAAATGGAGGACGAGGATAATGACACAAATGTTAACGAAAACACTAGAGAACAGGCATTTGAAACCTATGTGATAGAGACCGAAATTATTGAAAGAGAATCGACTAAATAA
- a CDS encoding MFS transporter has translation MEKRKLSFLQIWNMSFGFMGIQMGFALQNANASRILQIFGADVHQLSWFWIIAPLMGLIVQPIVGYYSDKTWGKFGRRKPFFLVGAILASIGLVLMPQADIFTAFLPAIWVGAGFLMVMDASFNIAMEPFRALVGDNLRTDQRTLGFSVQTALIGFGAVIGSWLPYTLTNWFGVSNATVAGEVPLNLILSFIIGAIILVLSILVTVFTTKEYSPEELAQFQDDQASNSEDEDTSEKAGLKTIFEDFKNMPVTMRQLSWVQFFSWFGLFGMWVFAVPAIAQHLYGLPVNDSSSATYQDAGDWVGILFGVYNLISALYAFALPFIAKKIGRKRTHALSLIIGGIGLLSVYVMPDKDWLILSMIGVGIAWASILAMPYAILAGSISPKKMGVYMGIFNFFIVIPQIINALIGGPLVKYAYGDQAIMALMISGVSFLIAATLVFKVKDVDDVIQS, from the coding sequence ATGGAAAAGCGTAAGTTAAGTTTTCTTCAAATCTGGAACATGAGTTTCGGATTTATGGGAATTCAAATGGGTTTCGCCCTGCAAAATGCCAATGCAAGCAGAATACTTCAAATTTTTGGAGCCGATGTACATCAGCTGTCCTGGTTTTGGATTATAGCACCTTTAATGGGCTTAATTGTTCAACCAATTGTTGGGTACTACAGCGATAAGACTTGGGGTAAATTTGGTAGAAGAAAACCGTTCTTCTTAGTTGGAGCTATTTTAGCTTCGATAGGATTGGTGTTAATGCCACAAGCCGATATTTTTACAGCCTTTTTACCTGCTATTTGGGTAGGTGCAGGATTCCTGATGGTTATGGATGCCTCTTTTAATATTGCTATGGAGCCGTTTAGAGCTTTAGTAGGTGATAATTTAAGAACAGATCAGCGTACCTTAGGATTCAGTGTGCAAACCGCTTTAATTGGTTTTGGCGCAGTTATTGGCTCCTGGTTACCGTACACGTTAACCAATTGGTTTGGCGTATCGAACGCTACGGTTGCAGGTGAAGTTCCGTTAAACTTAATTTTATCTTTTATTATTGGAGCCATTATTTTGGTGCTTTCTATTCTGGTTACCGTATTCACAACTAAAGAGTATTCACCAGAGGAATTAGCACAATTTCAGGATGATCAAGCTTCAAATTCAGAAGATGAAGACACTTCAGAAAAAGCAGGCTTAAAAACCATTTTCGAAGATTTTAAAAACATGCCAGTTACCATGCGTCAGTTAAGCTGGGTACAGTTTTTCTCATGGTTTGGGTTATTTGGTATGTGGGTATTTGCAGTTCCAGCTATTGCTCAGCACCTCTACGGTTTACCAGTAAACGATAGTAGCAGTGCAACTTATCAAGATGCTGGCGACTGGGTAGGTATCCTTTTCGGCGTTTACAATCTCATTTCAGCCTTATATGCTTTTGCTTTACCGTTTATCGCTAAAAAAATAGGAAGAAAACGTACGCATGCCTTATCCTTAATTATTGGAGGTATAGGACTGCTTTCGGTTTACGTCATGCCTGATAAAGACTGGCTTATTCTTTCTATGATTGGTGTTGGTATTGCCTGGGCTAGTATTCTGGCCATGCCTTATGCTATTTTGGCGGGGTCTATTTCACCTAAAAAAATGGGTGTCTATATGGGGATCTTCAACTTTTTCATCGTTATTCCGCAAATTATCAATGCCTTAATTGGAGGTCCGTTAGTTAAGTATGCTTACGGAGACCAGGCAATTATGGCACTCATGATAAGTGGGGTTAGTTTCTTAATTGCTGCTACGCTAGTATTTAAAGTTAAAGACGTCGACGACGTTATCCAATCTTAA
- the pgmB gene encoding beta-phosphoglucomutase → MNGFIFDLDGVIVDTAKYHYQAWKQLANKIGIEFSLDKNEQLKGVSRVESLKKILHWGQKTISDDEFTALMTEKNDHYLSFIETMQEDEILPDVSKVLNYLSSKNQKIALGSASKNAVGILEKVNLTQFFDAIVDGNQVTHAKPDPEVFLNAAIQMHVQPEDCIVFEDAVAGIQAANAANMVSIGIGDVDVLHEADYVFKDFTEMSLDFLDKLINPKK, encoded by the coding sequence ATGAACGGTTTTATTTTTGACCTCGATGGGGTCATTGTAGATACTGCAAAGTATCATTACCAGGCTTGGAAGCAATTAGCTAACAAAATTGGAATAGAGTTTTCGTTGGATAAAAACGAACAACTTAAAGGAGTGAGTAGAGTAGAGTCTTTAAAAAAGATCCTTCATTGGGGACAAAAAACTATTTCTGATGATGAATTTACAGCTTTAATGACTGAAAAAAATGATCACTATTTGAGCTTTATTGAAACGATGCAGGAAGATGAAATCTTGCCAGATGTTTCAAAGGTTTTGAACTATTTATCTTCAAAAAATCAAAAAATAGCATTAGGCTCAGCCAGTAAAAATGCAGTTGGCATTCTAGAAAAAGTCAATTTAACTCAGTTTTTTGATGCTATTGTAGACGGTAATCAAGTTACTCATGCCAAGCCAGATCCGGAGGTGTTTTTAAATGCAGCAATACAAATGCATGTGCAACCCGAAGATTGTATTGTTTTTGAAGATGCTGTGGCCGGAATACAGGCAGCAAATGCTGCAAACATGGTAAGTATTGGTATTGGAGATGTCGATGTTTTACATGAGGCAGATTATGTGTTCAAAGATTTTACAGAGATGTCTTTAGACTTCTTAGACAAACTAATTAACCCTAAAAAATAA
- a CDS encoding glycoside hydrolase family 65 protein produces the protein MNQDYIKPDQWSIIEEGFDASRVKSSESLFSIGNGAMGQRANFEEQYSGATFQGSYIAGVYYPDKTRVGWWKNGYPEYFAKVLNAPNWIGINVKVNGESLDLYKSKSVEGFSRELNMKEGWLSRSFKATLQNDVQVAVKTKRFLSLDFDELGAIRYEITPLNTDASITFSPYVDAGITNEDTNWDDKFWDVSRVSHEHTQAFIEAKTMKTEFHTCTFMESQVFVNDVFVDLNPQMETTSNSISFSFSKDIRAGETFKIEKFGGYTVDSNHEKSALISASQNVLAKAKDLGFLGLLERQMQAWANIWDMADITIEGDVKAQQGIRFNIFQLNQTYLGKDSRLNIGPKGFTGEKYGGSTYWDTEAYCIPFYMATKNQSVARSLLEYRYNHLERAIENAGKLGFTNGAALYPMVTMNGEECHNEWEITFEEIHRNGAIAFAIYNYYRYTNDYSYIPNKGLEVLIGIARFWQQRATFSTDKNKYVILGVTGPNEYENNVNNNWYTNYLAQWCINYAIENIEKVEAEYSSDYIRIMNKTKLSTSEIDEWQQVAEHMYFPYSEKHQVYLQQDGFLDKDLVTVADLDKSQRPINQKWSWDRILRSPYIKQADVLQGFYFFEDQFSQNELERHFDFYEPFTVHESSLSPCVHSIQAAKLDRMEQAYTFYLRTSRLDLDDYNKEVHEGLHITSMAGTWMSIVEGFGGMRVKDNMLSFTPKIPKQWSGYSFKINFRNQILKVHVTQQETIFELESEKELKILLNNELQVITPNNYENVSG, from the coding sequence ATGAATCAAGATTATATAAAACCAGATCAATGGTCTATCATAGAAGAAGGCTTTGATGCGAGTCGTGTAAAATCCTCGGAAAGTCTGTTCAGTATCGGTAATGGTGCTATGGGGCAACGTGCTAATTTTGAAGAACAGTATTCAGGAGCTACATTTCAAGGGAGCTATATTGCCGGCGTATATTATCCAGACAAAACCCGTGTAGGCTGGTGGAAAAATGGTTACCCTGAATATTTTGCGAAAGTGTTAAATGCGCCAAATTGGATTGGTATTAACGTTAAGGTGAATGGTGAATCTTTAGATCTTTACAAAAGCAAAAGTGTTGAAGGTTTTTCTCGAGAATTGAATATGAAGGAAGGCTGGTTATCCAGAAGTTTTAAGGCAACACTTCAAAATGATGTTCAGGTTGCTGTTAAAACCAAACGCTTTTTAAGTCTGGATTTTGACGAACTTGGAGCTATTCGGTACGAAATTACCCCGTTAAATACCGATGCTTCAATTACATTCTCTCCGTATGTAGACGCCGGAATTACCAACGAAGACACCAATTGGGATGATAAATTCTGGGATGTGTCTAGAGTATCTCATGAACATACTCAGGCATTTATTGAAGCGAAAACCATGAAAACCGAATTCCATACCTGTACGTTTATGGAATCGCAGGTGTTTGTAAATGATGTTTTCGTTGACTTAAATCCACAAATGGAGACTACTTCAAATAGTATTTCATTCAGCTTTTCAAAAGACATTAGAGCAGGTGAAACCTTTAAAATTGAAAAATTCGGAGGTTATACGGTTGATAGTAATCATGAAAAATCTGCATTAATATCTGCTTCTCAAAATGTATTGGCTAAAGCAAAAGATTTAGGCTTTTTAGGTTTGTTGGAAAGGCAAATGCAGGCCTGGGCGAACATCTGGGATATGGCCGATATTACCATTGAAGGCGATGTTAAAGCACAGCAAGGTATTCGTTTCAATATCTTCCAGTTAAATCAAACTTATCTTGGGAAAGATTCAAGACTAAATATTGGTCCGAAAGGATTTACTGGTGAGAAATATGGCGGAAGCACGTATTGGGATACCGAAGCCTATTGCATTCCGTTTTACATGGCGACCAAAAACCAAAGTGTTGCGCGAAGTCTGTTGGAATACCGTTACAATCATTTAGAGCGTGCTATTGAAAACGCAGGAAAACTTGGGTTTACAAATGGTGCTGCATTATACCCAATGGTGACTATGAACGGAGAGGAATGCCATAATGAATGGGAAATTACCTTCGAGGAAATTCATCGAAATGGCGCCATAGCCTTTGCAATTTATAATTACTACCGTTACACGAACGATTACAGCTATATTCCAAATAAGGGATTAGAAGTTTTAATAGGAATAGCTCGTTTTTGGCAGCAACGCGCCACTTTTTCAACCGACAAAAACAAGTATGTTATTCTTGGAGTTACCGGACCAAACGAGTACGAAAACAACGTGAATAACAACTGGTATACCAATTATTTAGCGCAATGGTGTATCAATTATGCGATTGAAAATATAGAGAAAGTTGAAGCGGAATATAGCTCAGATTATATCCGGATTATGAATAAAACCAAGCTGTCTACATCTGAAATAGACGAGTGGCAGCAAGTTGCAGAACATATGTATTTTCCATATTCAGAAAAGCATCAGGTGTATTTACAGCAAGACGGATTTCTGGATAAGGATTTGGTTACAGTAGCCGATCTGGATAAGTCGCAACGTCCAATAAATCAGAAGTGGAGCTGGGATCGTATTTTACGTTCGCCATATATTAAACAAGCCGATGTGTTGCAGGGGTTCTACTTTTTTGAAGACCAGTTTTCTCAGAACGAATTAGAACGTCATTTCGATTTTTACGAACCGTTTACAGTTCACGAAAGTTCTTTATCTCCTTGTGTACATAGCATTCAGGCAGCTAAATTAGACCGTATGGAGCAGGCGTATACCTTCTATTTACGAACGTCTCGTTTAGATTTAGACGATTATAATAAAGAAGTTCACGAAGGTTTACATATCACTTCAATGGCTGGAACGTGGATGAGTATTGTTGAAGGTTTCGGCGGGATGCGAGTAAAAGATAATATGTTGTCGTTTACACCTAAAATACCAAAACAATGGAGCGGGTATTCCTTTAAAATCAATTTCAGAAATCAAATATT